The stretch of DNA ACGGAGGACCTCGGCATTGGACACACACACCAGGGCGGGGGATATCCCCCGCCCTGGTGTGGTCGGACACGCGCGCGAGCACGCTCCAGCTGTGGACTGTCTGTGAATACGCCGCGGACGCTACTTCACTGCGCGGATCTTTTCCACCCACTCAGAATACTGCGGGTACTTGGCATACATGGACTCGACTGCTTTCTGGAACTCAGAGATGTTAACCTCGGTTATGGTGCAGCCTGATGCCTTCACTTTGGCCAGGGCCTCATCCTCGAACTTCTTCCATGCTTCCCGCTGGAAGGCCGTGGAGTCGAGGGCGGCCTGTCTGATGAGGGCCTGGTCGGCTGGGGGAAGCGTATCCCATATCCTCTTGCTGAACAGTATCACCTCGGGTATGCGGGTGTGCCCGTCGAGCGCGTAGAACTTGGCGACCTCGTAGTGGCTGGTCGTGAGGTAGCTGGGGGAGTTGTTCTCAGCACCGTCGATAACGCCGGTCTGAAGAGCGGAGTAGACCTCGTTGAAGGCCATCGGCACTGCCGAGGCGCCCATCGAGTTGACTAGGTCAAGCATGACACTGGACTGCTGCACGCGGATCTTCATGCCGCGAAGGTCGGCCGGGGACTTCACTAGCTTCTTGGTGTAGAAGTGCCGTGCGCCCGAGTCGTAGTAGGTGAGGCCCACGAAACCGGCGCTCTCGACAGCCTTCAGGAAGTGCTGGCCCACCTCGCCGTTGAGGACTTTCCACATGTGAGCCTCGTCACGGAAGAGGTAGGGCATGGAGAAGACGCCGATCGGGGCGTACATCTCCACCAGGGGCGAGCAGGACGTCCTGACTGCGTCGATCGCGCCCATCTTCGTCATTTCCATCGTGTCTTTCTCTGGGCCGAGGGTGCCGCCGAAGTATACCTCGATTTTCAACCTGCCGCCGGACCTCTCGTTGACGAGCTTGGCGAAGTACTTGTCACCTTCGGTCGTCGGGTATCCGTCAGGGTGAACCTCGGCGAGGCGAAAGACGCGCGTGGCCGAGGTAGCCGTCTGGGCGAAGAGAAGCCCGACGACTCCCACCACTAGAAGAAGAAGAGCCCGTTTCCTCATGGGTTTTACCTCCTCTTGGTTATATTTGAGGGCCCGCGTGGGCCCACCGGTCGCGCCTACCTGGGCATAACAAGGTTAGGAACCCACATCACGATCGGAGGATAGTAGGTCACGAGTATCAGGACCACGAGCATCGGTATGTAACAAATCAGAAGCGCCTGGACGACCTGCTCCATCCTTGCGCCGCCGATCGCGCATCCCACGAAAAGGGCGTTGCCCACGGGAGGGGTGCAGAGCCCGATCCCGAGGTTCAGAAGGAGTATGATCCCGAAATGGACAGGGTCGATCCCCATTCTGACAACCACGGGAAGCAGGATCGGGGTTACGATGACGATGGCTGGCGCCATGTCCATCACGCACCCGAGGAACAGGAGAAACACATTTATCAGGGCCAGGAGCAGGTACCGGTTCGATGTGAGGCCCAAGAGCCACGCGGCGATCTTCGCCGGAACCTGAAGATAGGCGAGGAGCCATCCAAACGCGGACGAGGTTGCGATCAGAAGGAAGACCATTGACACCGTTCCAACGGCCCCTCGAAGGACCTTTCCAAGGTGGGATATGGGGACGTCCCGGTAGACCAGAAAGCACAGGATGGCCGCATAGACCGCGGCGATCGCAGCGGACTCGGTGGCAGTGAAGATGCCGGTGACGATCCCGCCCATGATGATCACTGCCACCATCAGCGTCAGCAGGCCGTGTCCCACGATCTGGACAGCCCGTCTGAAAGGGATCGGGTCCTCACGGGGGTAATCGTGGACTACGGCCATCACGTAGTTGGCCCCGATAAAAGACAGCCCGAGC from Bacillota bacterium encodes:
- a CDS encoding TRAP transporter substrate-binding protein; amino-acid sequence: MRKRALLLLVVGVVGLLFAQTATSATRVFRLAEVHPDGYPTTEGDKYFAKLVNERSGGRLKIEVYFGGTLGPEKDTMEMTKMGAIDAVRTSCSPLVEMYAPIGVFSMPYLFRDEAHMWKVLNGEVGQHFLKAVESAGFVGLTYYDSGARHFYTKKLVKSPADLRGMKIRVQQSSVMLDLVNSMGASAVPMAFNEVYSALQTGVIDGAENNSPSYLTTSHYEVAKFYALDGHTRIPEVILFSKRIWDTLPPADQALIRQAALDSTAFQREAWKKFEDEALAKVKASGCTITEVNISEFQKAVESMYAKYPQYSEWVEKIRAVK
- a CDS encoding TRAP transporter large permease, translated to MDQTVAIWILLGSFFLLALIRMPISLALGVSSILTALYLRLPLVVIAQRMAGGISSFPLMAIPFFILAGQLMTEGKLVDRLVDLANVFVGRIRGGLGMINAVDSMFFGGISGSAVADVSSLGPILIPAMVRKGYHLDFSIALTVTTAVQAVLIPPSHNAIIYSLAAGGVSVGRLFLGGMIPGILLGLSFIGANYVMAVVHDYPREDPIPFRRAVQIVGHGLLTLMVAVIIMGGIVTGIFTATESAAIAAVYAAILCFLVYRDVPISHLGKVLRGAVGTVSMVFLLIATSSAFGWLLAYLQVPAKIAAWLLGLTSNRYLLLALINVFLLFLGCVMDMAPAIVIVTPILLPVVVRMGIDPVHFGIILLLNLGIGLCTPPVGNALFVGCAIGGARMEQVVQALLICYIPMLVVLILVTYYPPIVMWVPNLVMPR